In the Afipia sp. GAS231 genome, GTATAGACATCGGCTTCAGCGAACCGTCCTTCTGGTAACCGCGCAGCGTGGAGATCTTTTCCAGGCCCGGCCAGTCCTCGTGCTTGAGCATCACGCAGGACGGCGAGTCCATCACGATCTTGCGGATCACCGCCGGCGTGAACACCACGGTCAGGGTCAGCGGATAATCCTGCAGCACCCAGGGAATGTCGTCGCCGATGGCTTCCTGGGCCTGCTTGAAATAGCCCGTGATTTGATCGTCGGTACGCAGATGCGGCGGCGGCGCGATCATCACGCCGGCAGCACCCGCGTCCATTGACGCCTTCGCCAGCGAGCGCATGGTGGCAAATCCGGGCGCCGAGACGCCGACGATGATCTGCATGTTCTTGGCGCGTTTGACGAAGCGCACCGCCACCTGCTCGGCTTCATCAGCGTCGAGCTTCGGCGCCTCGCCGAGAATGCCGAGCACGGTGACGCCATCGCAGCCGACTTCGGCGTAGAAGTCGGTCAACCGGTCGATCGATTTCTCATCGATGCGGCCGTCGTCGTGGAATGGCGTCGGCGCGATTGCGAAGGTGCCTGCGGCCTGGGCGGTGAGCTTGGTCATGCGGATCCTCGTGTTTTGTCGTTCCGGGATGGTCCGAAGGACCAGACCCGGAACCTCGAGGTTCCGGGTTCGCGCTAACGCGCGCCCCGGAACGACAGGTAACATCAGAACCGCCGCGCGCCCATCTTGATTTGCTCCTCGGAGAAGAAGATCTCCTTGGCATGGGTGACCACGTCCTCGGCCTTCCAGCCCTCGCCCGGGGGCTTCCAGCCTTCCATTTCCATCATCCGCATCTCTCGGACGCCGCGGGGGCCGGAAACGCCAAGGGTTTTGCCGGTCTGGTCGCCCGACAATTCGCTGACCATGTAGAGCACGGCCGGTGCGATGCCGTCGGGGCCGAGCGCGGCCTTGGGGTTCTCGATATAGCGCGGCAGGTCCGCGGTCATGCGGGTCAACGCGCCCGGGGCCAGCGTCCAGATCCGGATGTTGTACTTGCGGCCTTCGATCGCCAGCACGTTCGACAGTCCCCAGATACCGCCCTTGGCGGCGCCGTAGTTGGTCTGGCCGAAATTGCCGATCAGGCCGGAGGTCGAGGAGGTGTTGACGATGACGCCGCCGCCGTTCTCACGCTGCCATTTGAACACCGGCATGGTGCAGCAGTAGGTTCCCTTGAGGTGAACCCGGATCACCTTGTCCCAGTTGGTTTCCTTGGACTTGGCAAAGGTCTCGTCGAGCAGGATGCCGGCATTGTTCACCAGGATATCGGCGCGGCCGAAATTCTTGATGGCGTCGTCGAACACCGACTGGCCGCCGGCGATGGTCGAGATGTCGGAGCCGTTGGCGACCGCCTTGCCGCCCTCCGCCTTGATCGCGTCGACGACCTTCTGCGCCATCGACTTGTCGCCGCCGGAACCGTCACGCGGTCCACCGAGATCGTTGACCACGATCGAAGCGCCTTCGCGCGCGAATAATTTGGCGTAGGCCTCGCCGAGCCCGCCGCCCGCACCGGTGATGATTGCAACCTTGCCGTCGAGTAATCCCATGGTGTTTCTCTCCTTGTTAGTTGCCGTCATTCCGGGGTGGTCCGAAGGACCAGACCCGGAATCTCGAGATTCCGGATTCGATGCTGCGCATCGCTCCGGAATGACGGAAACTTCAGCCCAACACGGTCCTGCCGCTCTTGATCACGGTGACGTTGCGCGATTTCACTTTGGCTTCGAACGAAACGACGTTGCCGTCCTTCCACAATTCCATCGTCACGGTCTCACCGGGATAGACCGGCGACGAGAACCGCGCCGAGTGCTGCTTGAAGGCGGACGAGTCGTAATCGGCAAAGGTCTGCAACACGCCGCGGCAGGTGATGCCGTAGGTGCACATGCCGTGCAGGATCGGCGCCGGGAAGCCGGCCTTCTTGGCAAAGCCGGGATCCGAGTGCAGCGGGTTGCGGTCGCCGCAGAGACGATAGACCAGCGCCTGGTCCGGACGCGTGGTGATGTCGACAATCTTGTCGGGCGCGCGGGTCGGCACCTTGTGCGGCTCGGGCTGGCCTTCGGAAGGCCCGCCAAAGCCGCCGTCGCCGCGGGCGAAGCGCGAGGCAACCAGCGTCGCCAGCTTCTCGCCCTTGTCGTCCCTGAGCACGGTCTGATGCCGGATCACCGCGCCCTTGTCCTTGCCCTTGTCGAAGCAGTCGAGCACGGTGGAATCGGCGGTGATGTGGGCCGCGGTCGCAAACGGCTTGTGGAAGGTGATGTCGCGTTCGCCGTCCACCACCATCACGCGGTTGAGATTCATCTCGCCGGGTCCGGCGCCCCAGGCCGCCACCGATGCAAACGTCGGCACCACCTTCAACGGCCGCGGCGTCGCGACGGCCTCGTTGACGAAGGCCAACTCCTTCTCATCCATGGGGTCGGCACCCATGCCGATGCCGTAGGCATAGAGCATCACTTCGCGATCGGTATAGGCGTATTTCTGGCCGAGACTCTTCAGGGCCATCAGCTCTTCGTACTTGATCGGCATGTTGTTTCTCTCCCGAATTTTTTCTCGTTTGTCATGCCCGCGAAGGCGGGCATCCAGTAATCACCGGCGCTTACTGGATCCCCGCTTTCGCGGGGATGACCATCGTTTGTGTGGCGCGCAGCGCGCGAACTTCCATCAGGCCGGAGTGAAGAACGGCAGCGGCGCGCCGTCGGTTGGCTTGAACACCACCTTCACCTTCTGGCCGACCTTGAGCTTGTCCATGTCGCAGTCGACGATATTGGTCTGCAGCGACGGGCCTTCCTTCAGGGTGACGTAGGCGATCGCATACGGACCGGTGGCGGATTTGCGCATCAGGCTGAAGGTGTAGATCGTGGCCTCGCCCGAACTCTCTTCCCACACCGTCTTGTCGGAGAAGCAGAACGGGCAGATCGAGCGCGGGAAGTAATGCGGCTCGCCGCAGGCGGTGCAGCGCTTGAACAGCAACTTGCCCTGCTTGGCGGCGTCCCAGAATTGGGTGGTTTCGGGATTGCCTTGCGGCGTCGGGTATTTCTTGGCGTCGGCCATTATGCGCGCTCCAGAATGCAGGTTGAGGCGGCATGGCGCACGCCGAGAAGTCCGCCGGTGCCGTGGGCGACCGCGAGATCGCAGTTCGGCACCTGCACCTTGGGATGCGCATCGCCGCGAAGCTGGCGTACCGCCTCGATGATCTTGGTCATGCCGCCGCGGTTGACGGGATGGTTGCTGCAGAGGCCGCCGCCGTCGGTGTTGAACGGCAATTTGCCGACGCCCGAGATCAGGTTGCCGTCGGCGACGAACTTGCCGCCCTCGCCTTTCTTGCAGAAGCCGAGATCCTCGAGTTGCATCAGCACGGTGATGGTGAAGCTGTCATAGATCGAGGCGTACTTGATGTCCTTGGGCGTAACGCCGGCTTCCTCGAACGCGCGCGGGCCGGACCAGACGCCGGCCGAGTATGTCAGGTCGAGATCCTTGCCGCCGCGCGGACCCTTCATGGCTTCGCCATGGCCGATCATGCGCACCAGTGGCTTCTTCAGGCTTTTTGCAATCTCCGGCGTGGTCACGATCAGCGCACCGCCACCGTCGGTGACGACGCAGCAATCCATGCGATGTAAGGGATCGGAGATCATCGGCGAGTTCAACACGTCCTCGACGGTGACGACTTCCTTCAACATCGCGTGCAGATTGTATTGCGCGTGATGTGAGGCTGCGACCTTGATCCAGGCGAGCTGTTCAGAGGTGGTGCCATAGTCGTGCATGTGGCGCATGGCACACATGCCGTAGACGTTATGGGTGGTAGCGCCGTAAGCGGCCTCGAAATCGGCCTCGGCGCCGGCACTCCGCGGCGGCATCGGGCCGGTACGCGGCTTGCCGGCCAGCGTGATCAGCGCGATCGAGCATTTTCCCGCCGCGATGGCTTCGGCGGCATGGCCGAGATGCACCAGATAGGAACAGCCGCCGGTATCGGTGGAATCGAAATGACGAACTTTGAGGCCGAGGTAATCGACCATCGGCATCGCCCCGCCGGGGGCGTCACCGGCGCAGAAATAGCCGTCGATGTCGGCTTTGGTCAGCCCGGCGTCCTCGATCGCCCCCTTGGCGACCTCGGCATGGAGCTGTGCGGTGGATTTATCGGGTGCGTGCCGGGTTGGATGTTCGTAGATCCCGGCAATGTAGGCTTTGCCCTTGATGGTCAAATCGTTCTCCGCTGGCGTTTCTTGTTTCCGGTTATTTTTCTGGCCTGTCGGGGCGGCCTTGGCAAGCGCGGAAATATTCCGTCAGGCGAGACTTGATACAAAACAAGCCAAGGCGATCTCGCGGCGCCGGGCGCCCGGAGTTTTGCTGGGAATCCTTAGCCCTCTGAAATAGAGGGCGCAGGGAAGACCGGGTGCGCGCCGCACCCGCGGTCTCGCAGGCTGGTTGCAAAAAGATATGCTGCCCACGAGCATACAGGTTTGGCGGAGGCATCCGGCCTTCCCTGCGCAATGGCTTTACGGCTTATACGAGATCGTCCTGGTGACCCTGCTTGTTGTGACACCATCGCTCTCGGGCAGCGTTGGCCACCCCAAAACTTGACGCCTGCATCGGGGCGTCGGACCCAAACGATTTCGCCGTACGCAACAGCGCGCTCGTCTTTCGCGCCATCGCGTCCACCGCATCTCACCGCACGTTCGTGACGATCGCGAGCGCCCCTCTCATCGCGGGAGACGGGCGGAGTTAGACAACTGATTTGCCCGACGGGGCCAGCGATTTATTTTTGCGCGAAGGGCTGGACAGGTTTTTGCTGATTTGCCCGTCGGGCTACTTTGTCGCAGGCTTCGACTGCAATCAGCTATTGCCAGCAAACCCGACTCGCCCGCTGTGGCTCAGGCGGCGTGGTGCTTCCACCCGACTCCGATACGAGACGCGCATATTGGGTCGAGAGCATGTGCCGTTCGCACGACCTTGGCGTTCAGTGTGACGATGTCCGCTCCCGAGGGTAGAGCGGACGTCGCGGTGGCGCGGTTCGACTTCCGAAAATGGACCCAGAATGGACATCGGGCGCGTAAGCTACAGACGCTGATGTGAAGCGGTTCACATTCGAATATCGGGGTTTGAGCTATCAGGTGCAGACCCGGAGGAAGGCTTCAATTGGCTTGTCCCAACCCGGCAGTGTGATAGTCTCTGATTGGCGAGTTCCAATTTCTGCGGAAGCTGATTGTCCGCCCCTAACACTGCCGTTTGCGGTGTGTGGAGACCCAGGTCATGGGTGAAATTCGCAGATTGAAATCGAGCAAAGCTGGCGATCCCCCGCGAGAGTCGACGCCGCCGCGCCGTCTTGCTGCGATTGTCGCTGGCGATATTGCGGGCTACAGCCGTCTCATGCAGATCGATGAAGAAGGAACGCATCTTCGCGTGAAGCGGATCGAGCGTGACCTCATAGAGCCCAG is a window encoding:
- a CDS encoding MaoC/PaaZ C-terminal domain-containing protein, coding for MPIKYEELMALKSLGQKYAYTDREVMLYAYGIGMGADPMDEKELAFVNEAVATPRPLKVVPTFASVAAWGAGPGEMNLNRVMVVDGERDITFHKPFATAAHITADSTVLDCFDKGKDKGAVIRHQTVLRDDKGEKLATLVASRFARGDGGFGGPSEGQPEPHKVPTRAPDKIVDITTRPDQALVYRLCGDRNPLHSDPGFAKKAGFPAPILHGMCTYGITCRGVLQTFADYDSSAFKQHSARFSSPVYPGETVTMELWKDGNVVSFEAKVKSRNVTVIKSGRTVLG
- a CDS encoding thiolase domain-containing protein; this encodes MTIKGKAYIAGIYEHPTRHAPDKSTAQLHAEVAKGAIEDAGLTKADIDGYFCAGDAPGGAMPMVDYLGLKVRHFDSTDTGGCSYLVHLGHAAEAIAAGKCSIALITLAGKPRTGPMPPRSAGAEADFEAAYGATTHNVYGMCAMRHMHDYGTTSEQLAWIKVAASHHAQYNLHAMLKEVVTVEDVLNSPMISDPLHRMDCCVVTDGGGALIVTTPEIAKSLKKPLVRMIGHGEAMKGPRGGKDLDLTYSAGVWSGPRAFEEAGVTPKDIKYASIYDSFTITVLMQLEDLGFCKKGEGGKFVADGNLISGVGKLPFNTDGGGLCSNHPVNRGGMTKIIEAVRQLRGDAHPKVQVPNCDLAVAHGTGGLLGVRHAASTCILERA
- a CDS encoding dihydrodipicolinate synthase family protein; the protein is MTKLTAQAAGTFAIAPTPFHDDGRIDEKSIDRLTDFYAEVGCDGVTVLGILGEAPKLDADEAEQVAVRFVKRAKNMQIIVGVSAPGFATMRSLAKASMDAGAAGVMIAPPPHLRTDDQITGYFKQAQEAIGDDIPWVLQDYPLTLTVVFTPAVIRKIVMDSPSCVMLKHEDWPGLEKISTLRGYQKDGSLKPMSILVGNGGLFLDFEMERGADGAMTGYAFPELLIDIVKLSKAGKRDAAHDLFDAHLPLIRYEQQPGAGLAVRKYVLQKRGVIASSAQRKPGATISATAKAEVDYLLSRVARVDRRANLQPQSSAAG
- a CDS encoding Zn-ribbon domain-containing OB-fold protein, translating into MADAKKYPTPQGNPETTQFWDAAKQGKLLFKRCTACGEPHYFPRSICPFCFSDKTVWEESSGEATIYTFSLMRKSATGPYAIAYVTLKEGPSLQTNIVDCDMDKLKVGQKVKVVFKPTDGAPLPFFTPA
- a CDS encoding SDR family oxidoreductase; the encoded protein is MGLLDGKVAIITGAGGGLGEAYAKLFAREGASIVVNDLGGPRDGSGGDKSMAQKVVDAIKAEGGKAVANGSDISTIAGGQSVFDDAIKNFGRADILVNNAGILLDETFAKSKETNWDKVIRVHLKGTYCCTMPVFKWQRENGGGVIVNTSSTSGLIGNFGQTNYGAAKGGIWGLSNVLAIEGRKYNIRIWTLAPGALTRMTADLPRYIENPKAALGPDGIAPAVLYMVSELSGDQTGKTLGVSGPRGVREMRMMEMEGWKPPGEGWKAEDVVTHAKEIFFSEEQIKMGARRF